Proteins from a genomic interval of Geovibrio ferrireducens:
- a CDS encoding SixA phosphatase family protein, producing MRQYFIRHAHAEERHEWTGDDMLRPLTGEGKRRMERAVRRFFSVYPAPYHVITSEAVRAVQTAEIVCAVTKGGLVTEPLLNPGADIAGWLEAVKKYPGYSTTAFVGHEPDMTEFLSFYMAGNAMELVLKKGSICHLENRHLINLIQQKLLTD from the coding sequence ATGAGGCAGTATTTTATCCGCCATGCCCACGCGGAAGAAAGGCATGAATGGACGGGGGACGATATGCTGCGCCCCCTCACAGGTGAGGGAAAACGGCGGATGGAGAGGGCGGTGCGGAGATTCTTCTCAGTTTATCCTGCGCCTTACCATGTTATTACCTCGGAGGCCGTCCGGGCGGTGCAGACTGCGGAGATAGTGTGCGCAGTGACCAAGGGCGGGCTTGTTACTGAGCCTCTTCTGAATCCGGGAGCGGATATAGCGGGCTGGCTTGAGGCTGTGAAGAAGTATCCCGGTTATTCCACGACCGCTTTTGTGGGGCATGAGCCGGATATGACTGAGTTCCTCTCGTTTTACATGGCGGGAAACGCTATGGAGCTGGTGCTTAAGAAGGGCTCAATATGCCATCTGGAAAACAGGCATCTCATTAACCT
- a CDS encoding SRPBCC family protein — protein MKLHTLIRKQTLTVGINRAWEFFGDPAKLAEITPPWLGFKVRTELPPETYAGMVVRYTITPFGGIPVQWITEITHAEKPFFFVDEQRFGPYKFWHHQHIFRETDSGTEMTDMVDYILPFGFLGELAHMLYVKRKLDEIFTYRKETLDKIFS, from the coding sequence TTGAAACTTCATACACTTATACGTAAACAGACGCTCACTGTTGGCATAAACAGGGCATGGGAGTTTTTCGGTGATCCGGCAAAGCTTGCGGAGATTACGCCGCCGTGGCTGGGCTTTAAGGTCAGAACAGAGCTCCCGCCGGAAACATACGCCGGAATGGTTGTCCGCTACACAATTACCCCCTTCGGCGGGATTCCCGTTCAGTGGATTACCGAAATAACCCACGCGGAAAAACCGTTCTTCTTTGTGGACGAGCAAAGATTCGGGCCATATAAATTCTGGCATCACCAGCACATTTTCCGTGAAACAGATAGCGGAACAGAAATGACCGACATGGTGGACTACATCCTCCCCTTCGGTTTTCTGGGTGAGCTGGCGCACATGCTTTATGTGAAGCGGAAACTGGATGAAATCTTTACATACAGGAAAGAAACACTGGATAAAATTTTTTCCTGA
- a CDS encoding putative manganese-dependent inorganic diphosphatase, with product MPEIYVVGHKNPDTDSIASAYGYAKLKNKLDKENIYTAARCGNLNKQTRFIFDKFGITPPVFIKDVYPKVSDVMTRQVIALNENEPLFGVIRNIDELKIRITPVVEGGNIFKGIVSIFELSDFLATKDVTAKPVFHFRAENFEKVIGGYNFIRGRNEEFKASVIIGAMPYERFKERMEKKESSDMVLIVGKRRDIIEYAVKKQLPAIILTGIRDESDVDLDFSNYEGWVFISELDTAETVRRLQLSIPTKAVMKTDIPSVDEGDYLEEVKDKLLQIDHKGLPVLRDNRLIGIITRSDLIKKTQKGLILMDHNELSQAVDGAETAQIHEIVDHHRLGTIKTKTPIHFFAKPVGSTCTLVYQQYIINGVEIDRETASILLSGILSDTVILKSPTTTEEDKRAVNALAELAGINYEEYGVEIFSATDSLKTRDPQSIINTDFKIYEEYGIKVGISQVEVVTLQEMDEVKNNLIQAISRNTNEKGLDWGMLLVTDIIMERSILLTTGFEAAEKILAYNKTEDCCFDLPGVLSRKKQLLPEILRVLEELNG from the coding sequence ATGCCCGAAATATACGTTGTGGGACACAAAAACCCTGATACTGATTCCATAGCCTCCGCATACGGATATGCAAAGCTCAAAAATAAGCTGGATAAAGAAAATATCTACACCGCCGCCCGATGCGGAAACCTTAACAAACAGACAAGATTCATTTTTGATAAATTCGGAATAACACCCCCTGTCTTCATAAAAGATGTTTACCCTAAGGTCAGTGACGTAATGACCAGGCAGGTAATAGCCCTCAATGAAAATGAACCGCTTTTCGGCGTAATCAGAAACATAGACGAGCTTAAAATACGCATCACTCCCGTTGTTGAAGGCGGGAATATATTTAAAGGGATAGTAAGCATATTCGAGCTTTCGGACTTCCTCGCCACTAAAGACGTAACTGCAAAGCCTGTTTTCCATTTCAGGGCGGAAAACTTTGAAAAGGTCATAGGCGGCTATAACTTTATAAGAGGCAGGAACGAGGAGTTCAAGGCCTCGGTCATCATCGGCGCCATGCCCTATGAGCGCTTTAAGGAGCGCATGGAGAAGAAGGAATCCAGCGACATGGTGCTCATCGTCGGCAAAAGACGCGACATCATAGAATATGCCGTCAAAAAACAGCTTCCCGCCATAATCCTCACAGGAATAAGGGACGAGAGCGATGTGGATCTTGATTTTTCAAACTACGAAGGCTGGGTTTTTATCTCCGAACTGGACACAGCCGAGACTGTGCGCCGCCTCCAGCTGAGCATACCCACCAAGGCAGTAATGAAGACCGACATACCTTCCGTGGACGAAGGGGACTACCTTGAGGAAGTGAAGGACAAGCTCCTCCAGATTGACCATAAAGGGCTTCCTGTGCTCAGGGACAACAGGCTCATAGGCATTATCACCCGCTCCGATCTTATCAAAAAAACCCAGAAGGGGCTTATACTCATGGATCACAATGAGCTTTCCCAAGCTGTGGACGGTGCGGAAACAGCTCAGATTCACGAGATTGTCGATCACCACAGGCTGGGAACCATCAAAACGAAAACACCCATACACTTCTTCGCAAAACCTGTGGGCAGCACATGCACCCTTGTTTATCAGCAGTATATCATCAACGGAGTTGAAATAGACAGGGAGACAGCCTCCATCCTGCTTTCCGGCATACTGTCCGATACCGTCATCCTTAAATCCCCCACAACCACCGAGGAGGACAAAAGAGCGGTGAATGCGCTGGCCGAACTCGCCGGAATAAATTACGAGGAATACGGAGTGGAGATATTCTCCGCCACGGACAGCCTTAAAACCAGAGACCCGCAAAGCATCATCAACACGGATTTCAAAATATACGAGGAATACGGCATCAAAGTGGGCATAAGCCAGGTCGAGGTGGTTACCCTTCAGGAGATGGATGAAGTCAAGAATAATCTGATTCAGGCAATAAGCAGAAATACAAATGAAAAAGGGCTGGACTGGGGCATGCTCCTTGTCACAGACATTATTATGGAAAGAAGCATACTCCTCACCACCGGATTTGAGGCGGCGGAGAAAATACTCGCCTACAACAAGACGGAGGACTGCTGCTTTGACCTGCCGGGTGTGCTTTCCAGAAAAAAACAGCTTCTGCCTGAGATACTGCGCGTACTCGAAGAACTCAACGGATAA
- a CDS encoding O-antigen ligase family protein, with protein MNYILALTGFSQSVSISATQILLGIMIIWTTWIIYKEGDFSLFKSRMFIFFCILYGSILLTFLFTENQFEHTKSLRNFWGMAFLFTAMFLVTDTEKLRTVILSVIAGGCFAGVYAIYEYFFMDAGRVNGFMTHALTFGNSIVIILILCLFTVIDNKFKSRYDRLLCCTALPVMFSALLLSGSRGPLLSLPLAVAVMLVARYKAKGLVYSLILCTLFTAAAFTVPSLSERFGKIFSAEYRVSNSSIGTRVVLWETSVKIIRDNPVFGVGYNNFQKNVRKYTDKPLASMAHAHNSYLHHAAIYGLTGLTALLLFLGAIGQELAKAVKRKIPFSFGVLAAFLVFLLCGLTENNLGDSEVAMLMWLLAGSVMGITFNGDSA; from the coding sequence ATGAACTACATTCTTGCATTAACCGGATTTTCTCAATCTGTTTCCATAAGCGCCACTCAGATTCTCCTTGGGATCATGATTATATGGACAACATGGATAATTTACAAAGAAGGTGATTTTTCCCTCTTCAAATCAAGGATGTTTATTTTCTTCTGCATACTCTACGGAAGCATACTGCTGACATTTTTATTCACGGAAAACCAGTTTGAGCACACAAAATCCCTGAGAAACTTCTGGGGCATGGCATTTCTTTTTACCGCAATGTTCCTTGTTACCGATACTGAGAAACTGAGAACAGTTATACTCTCTGTAATCGCCGGCGGGTGCTTCGCAGGCGTTTATGCCATTTACGAGTATTTTTTCATGGACGCTGGCAGGGTAAACGGCTTTATGACACATGCTCTTACTTTCGGGAACAGTATTGTAATCATCCTCATTCTCTGTCTGTTCACGGTTATTGATAATAAATTCAAATCACGCTACGACAGGCTGCTCTGCTGCACTGCACTTCCTGTCATGTTTTCTGCGCTGCTTTTGTCCGGTTCAAGAGGCCCCCTGCTCTCTCTTCCTTTAGCCGTAGCGGTTATGCTTGTCGCCAGATACAAAGCCAAAGGACTGGTATACAGCCTCATTCTCTGTACCCTGTTCACAGCGGCAGCCTTTACTGTCCCTTCGCTGTCTGAACGCTTCGGAAAAATATTTTCAGCGGAGTACAGAGTTTCAAACAGTTCAATAGGCACACGGGTAGTTTTATGGGAAACATCTGTTAAAATCATCAGAGATAACCCTGTATTCGGAGTAGGTTATAACAACTTCCAGAAAAATGTCCGCAAATATACAGATAAGCCTCTGGCATCAATGGCCCATGCGCATAACTCATACCTGCATCATGCGGCAATATACGGACTGACAGGACTTACGGCTCTTCTGCTGTTTCTCGGCGCAATAGGGCAGGAACTGGCCAAAGCGGTTAAACGGAAAATACCTTTTTCATTCGGAGTTCTGGCTGCTTTTCTCGTATTTCTTCTCTGCGGGCTGACTGAGAACAATCTGGGCGATTCCGAGGTGGCGATGCTCATGTGGCTTCTGGCAGGAAGCGTTATGGGGATAACTTTTAACGGAGATTCTGCTTAA
- a CDS encoding glycoside hydrolase family 3 protein has product MMIKAFFVCVSVFFLSGFCLAADLSVMTGQMIMVGVKDTSEEGIALVKDQIAKGKVGGVVLYKYNIENPRQIREFNNNLKAAAGKGSPVLFTAVDQEGGKVQRLVAEKGFRSYKSHRDTAGKLTPEQAFRQYSEMAADLSAAGFNVNFAPSADLNVNQDSPVIGRLGRSFSADAETVAAYAGEFVKAHSRAGIVTSLKHFPGHGSALNDSHLGFTDVTGTWTEKELEPFRLLIEKGLAVSVMTAHVFNSGIDPVYPATMSKKHLDILRRDMGYDGVIFTDDLQMGAVRDNFSLEEAVVRAVQAGADVLVYSNFFFNDPEFPEKAAEIIKNAVETGQISMEMIERSYVRIMKLKQNLR; this is encoded by the coding sequence ATGATGATTAAGGCTTTTTTTGTATGCGTGTCAGTTTTTTTTCTTTCCGGTTTTTGCCTTGCCGCGGATCTTTCCGTGATGACGGGACAGATGATCATGGTAGGTGTCAAAGATACATCCGAAGAAGGGATAGCTCTTGTTAAAGACCAGATAGCTAAGGGGAAAGTCGGCGGCGTAGTGCTTTATAAATACAATATTGAAAACCCTCGTCAGATAAGAGAATTTAACAACAATTTAAAAGCTGCCGCCGGAAAGGGCTCTCCTGTCCTCTTCACAGCAGTGGATCAGGAAGGGGGAAAAGTCCAGCGTCTGGTGGCGGAAAAAGGGTTCAGAAGCTATAAATCCCACCGGGACACAGCGGGGAAACTCACTCCTGAGCAGGCTTTCAGGCAGTACTCCGAAATGGCTGCCGATTTGAGTGCGGCTGGCTTTAATGTGAATTTCGCTCCGTCAGCAGATCTCAATGTAAATCAGGACTCACCGGTTATAGGCAGGCTGGGCAGAAGCTTCTCCGCTGATGCTGAAACTGTGGCGGCATACGCCGGAGAGTTTGTGAAGGCGCACAGCAGGGCGGGTATTGTGACTTCTCTGAAACATTTTCCCGGTCACGGCAGCGCACTGAACGATTCTCATCTGGGGTTTACTGATGTTACCGGAACATGGACAGAAAAAGAGCTTGAGCCCTTCCGGCTTCTCATAGAGAAGGGGCTTGCCGTATCTGTTATGACAGCCCATGTTTTTAACTCCGGAATAGACCCTGTTTACCCCGCTACAATGTCAAAGAAGCACCTTGATATTCTCCGCAGGGATATGGGCTATGACGGTGTGATATTCACGGACGACCTCCAGATGGGTGCGGTGAGGGATAACTTTTCTTTGGAGGAGGCTGTTGTCCGGGCTGTGCAGGCGGGGGCGGATGTGCTTGTTTATTCCAATTTCTTTTTCAATGATCCTGAGTTTCCCGAAAAAGCAGCAGAGATCATAAAAAATGCTGTTGAAACGGGGCAGATCAGCATGGAAATGATTGAGCGCTCATACGTAAGGATTATGAAGCTTAAGCAGAATCTCCGTTAA
- a CDS encoding PorV/PorQ family protein: MKKLIILITILILPSVLFAASLEYPSIVRSTKALGMGDAYYAMGEDQYALFYNPAGLARIDKSRWSILNLQIGANDNLMDNKNAYSDTDWDDESEVADFLRDIIGKHQNFNGTFFPAYYKKNFSLGVFASAQVTGIARNKVFPELDADAVIDYGIIGGISRSFMSDKLDVGVSVILMNRRSLSETYSVADIASDEFDEIIEDDLEEGTGLLANVGVIYNITPKNTSNLRVGAAVNNIGTTSMGDAKDLETTFNLSVAYSPKFGPFSTDFVADFRDVFQANDQDSDIAKRVNLGAQAKWKALALRTGLHQGYFTAGFGVDLRYVTLDYAYYQEELGAYAGQLEDERHVLTLSLGF; the protein is encoded by the coding sequence ATGAAAAAATTAATAATTCTTATAACGATACTTATACTCCCCTCGGTGCTGTTCGCGGCCTCACTGGAGTATCCGTCCATAGTGCGCTCCACAAAAGCGCTCGGAATGGGTGATGCATACTACGCAATGGGTGAGGATCAGTACGCTCTTTTCTACAACCCCGCAGGACTGGCGAGGATTGACAAATCCAGATGGAGCATACTGAACCTTCAGATAGGCGCCAATGACAACCTCATGGACAATAAAAACGCCTACAGCGATACAGACTGGGACGATGAGTCCGAAGTCGCAGACTTTCTCCGTGACATAATCGGAAAACATCAGAACTTCAACGGTACTTTTTTCCCCGCCTATTACAAAAAGAACTTTTCTTTGGGCGTATTCGCCAGTGCGCAGGTGACAGGCATAGCCAGAAACAAAGTGTTCCCTGAACTGGATGCGGACGCTGTTATTGACTACGGAATTATAGGCGGTATATCCCGCTCATTCATGAGCGACAAGCTCGATGTTGGCGTTAGTGTGATCCTCATGAACAGACGCAGCCTCAGCGAAACCTATTCTGTAGCAGATATAGCAAGCGATGAGTTTGACGAAATAATTGAAGACGACCTCGAAGAAGGGACAGGGCTCCTTGCAAATGTGGGCGTTATTTACAACATTACTCCCAAAAACACCTCAAACCTCAGAGTGGGCGCCGCTGTCAACAACATAGGAACCACCAGCATGGGCGATGCGAAAGACCTTGAGACAACTTTTAACCTCTCAGTGGCTTACTCTCCCAAGTTCGGCCCCTTCTCAACAGACTTTGTTGCGGATTTCAGGGATGTGTTCCAGGCAAATGATCAGGACAGCGATATAGCCAAAAGAGTGAACCTCGGCGCACAGGCAAAATGGAAAGCTCTCGCACTGAGAACAGGTCTGCATCAGGGTTATTTCACAGCAGGCTTCGGTGTGGATCTGCGTTATGTAACGCTTGATTACGCTTACTATCAGGAAGAACTCGGCGCATACGCCGGACAGCTTGAGGACGAAAGACACGTTCTTACTCTCAGCTTAGGTTTCTGA
- a CDS encoding sigma 54-interacting transcriptional regulator, whose translation MDILNMRINDLLKVDPESKVIYFMNQRVLIDDSISKGLLRKELIQIFGKYGAKNVLTRYGYAHGWRTAEMLKNKFPKLLGSSTGGAHLHILFGLFITTMLEQTDGTAGRPLIHSIIKNSYEAEQHLMHFGRSDEPVCWTLTGFASGYESFKHGRDVYFIETKCVGKGDDYCEIEGRFADQWGDAIHEQLPFYGMDSINDIMKELTDRICSTEKKLKKTQMHLHSLEMKKHAVEGMVIRSKMMQDIVNLAERTAKVCSPVLIAGDSGAGKEVLARYIHNNSSCSSCPFIAVNCGAFTDSLLESELFGHVKGAFTGADRDHKGLFEEAEGGTLFLDEIGETSPGMQVKLLRVLQEKEIRRLGENKARKINVRIISATNRCLEAEIKSGRFRKDLYYRLRVIELRIPSLKTRTEDILPLAHFFLKQASAEMKTDVTGFSPAAAEVMLKYEWPGNVRELQNAVQRAAALCESRLVSVSDLPPEIISSDNENDENTSFLTLEDMERSAIERALAYVKGNRKLAADRLGIGVATLYRKLKLYGLE comes from the coding sequence ATGGATATTCTTAATATGAGAATCAATGACCTTTTGAAGGTTGATCCGGAGAGCAAAGTAATTTATTTCATGAATCAGCGTGTGCTGATTGATGACAGTATTTCCAAGGGGCTGCTGCGTAAGGAGCTCATACAGATTTTCGGTAAATACGGCGCAAAGAATGTTCTCACCCGTTACGGGTACGCCCACGGGTGGCGTACTGCTGAGATGCTGAAAAATAAATTTCCGAAGCTGCTCGGAAGTTCTACCGGCGGGGCGCATCTGCACATTCTGTTTGGTCTTTTTATCACCACAATGCTTGAGCAGACAGACGGAACGGCAGGCAGGCCTCTTATTCACTCCATAATTAAAAACTCATACGAGGCAGAACAGCACCTTATGCATTTCGGCAGGTCTGACGAACCCGTGTGCTGGACCCTGACAGGATTTGCCAGCGGCTATGAATCGTTCAAGCATGGCAGGGATGTCTATTTCATAGAGACCAAGTGCGTCGGCAAAGGGGATGATTACTGCGAGATAGAAGGCCGCTTTGCCGATCAGTGGGGTGATGCAATTCATGAGCAGCTTCCGTTCTATGGGATGGATTCAATAAATGACATAATGAAAGAGCTTACCGACAGAATATGCAGCACCGAAAAAAAACTTAAAAAAACCCAAATGCATCTTCACAGTCTTGAGATGAAAAAGCATGCTGTGGAGGGGATGGTTATCCGCAGCAAAATGATGCAGGATATTGTGAACCTCGCTGAGCGGACAGCCAAAGTGTGCAGCCCGGTGCTTATCGCAGGGGACAGCGGCGCAGGTAAAGAGGTTCTTGCCCGGTATATTCACAATAATTCTTCATGTTCCTCCTGCCCGTTTATAGCGGTGAACTGCGGTGCATTTACCGACTCTCTTCTGGAAAGTGAACTTTTCGGCCATGTGAAAGGTGCTTTTACCGGAGCAGACAGAGACCACAAGGGATTGTTTGAAGAAGCGGAGGGAGGAACACTTTTTCTGGATGAAATAGGGGAAACCTCTCCCGGTATGCAGGTTAAGCTGCTGCGTGTTCTTCAGGAAAAGGAGATCCGCAGACTTGGGGAAAACAAAGCAAGAAAGATAAATGTAAGAATAATTTCTGCAACCAACAGGTGTCTGGAAGCTGAGATAAAAAGCGGCCGTTTCAGGAAAGATCTGTATTACAGGCTCAGGGTCATAGAGCTGAGGATACCCTCTCTGAAAACCAGAACGGAGGATATACTCCCTCTTGCACATTTTTTTCTGAAACAGGCATCCGCAGAAATGAAAACAGATGTCACCGGATTTTCTCCCGCTGCGGCGGAAGTGATGCTGAAATATGAGTGGCCGGGGAATGTAAGGGAACTGCAAAACGCTGTACAGCGGGCTGCTGCTTTGTGCGAATCGAGGCTTGTGAGCGTTTCTGATCTTCCGCCTGAGATTATCTCTTCGGATAATGAAAATGATGAGAATACAAGTTTCCTTACCTTGGAAGATATGGAGCGAAGCGCCATTGAACGGGCATTGGCTTATGTGAAAGGCAACAGAAAGCTGGCTGCTGACAGACTGGGTATAGGCGTGGCAACCCTTTACAGAAAGCTCAAACTGTACGGACTTGAATAA
- a CDS encoding FAD-dependent oxidoreductase, producing the protein MDEKTKLSRRSFLKTGLAGAAAAATAVSFPAIAAETKEGHPLPNECTQWSWEKPVKPIPDKQIKNTVTSDVVVIGAGLSGIAAALSAAEFGAKVQLVEKNSTWAARGGHITAFDSTVQKRMGIKNDYRQIIRDWIAWAQGRVDERLLWNFAEKSGACMDWAVGIGEKYGLKVTMWEGYYKGPDYTEYPVTHFFHEENADLSYVYGNSTGIGNVTLVPALEKEAKSKGVVFNYGTPAVQILKDSSGKVTGLIAGKQGKYTKFLAPSVIIATGDYASNNEMKKCFSPFSLKADAQIYFPNKCNTGDGLIMAMQAGGSMQRHEPHAAVIHLEAGAASYGFLHVNAEGRRFKNEDVNTQSKSCTKELEPEGIAWTIYDRDGLTEVKKQVDANLGGGLFYGQMWQPWGKGFNLEVEKMTQEAHIKDGKVLVANTIEELARKMNVPVANFTQTVKRYNELYAMQDDPDYGKRKELLTPIINAPFYAGKLASTLLTMCGGLRTDSRLLVLDGKGEPIPGLYVVGAAQGEFFANDYPTICPGIGHGRCLTFGRMAGIKAAGKDPYKVIPSIKI; encoded by the coding sequence ATGGACGAAAAAACAAAATTATCCAGACGCAGTTTCCTCAAAACAGGTCTCGCCGGAGCGGCAGCGGCCGCAACCGCAGTCAGCTTCCCTGCCATAGCTGCGGAAACCAAGGAAGGGCATCCGCTGCCTAATGAATGCACTCAATGGAGCTGGGAAAAGCCGGTAAAACCCATCCCTGATAAGCAGATCAAAAACACAGTTACATCTGATGTTGTGGTAATCGGTGCGGGACTTTCTGGGATAGCCGCCGCTCTTTCCGCTGCGGAGTTCGGCGCCAAGGTTCAGCTTGTGGAAAAAAACAGTACATGGGCAGCCAGGGGCGGCCATATCACCGCTTTTGACAGCACAGTTCAGAAACGTATGGGAATAAAAAACGATTACAGACAGATTATCCGTGACTGGATCGCATGGGCGCAGGGCAGGGTTGACGAAAGGCTCCTCTGGAACTTCGCTGAAAAAAGCGGAGCTTGCATGGACTGGGCTGTGGGCATAGGCGAAAAATACGGACTGAAAGTCACCATGTGGGAAGGCTATTACAAAGGGCCGGACTATACAGAATATCCCGTCACTCATTTTTTCCACGAAGAAAATGCCGATCTTTCATATGTTTATGGTAACTCTACAGGCATAGGCAACGTTACTCTTGTTCCCGCTCTTGAGAAAGAAGCAAAATCAAAAGGGGTTGTTTTCAACTACGGAACCCCCGCAGTACAGATACTGAAAGACTCAAGCGGAAAAGTAACCGGACTTATAGCAGGCAAACAGGGGAAATATACTAAGTTTCTCGCCCCCAGCGTTATTATCGCCACAGGCGACTATGCTTCAAACAATGAAATGAAGAAATGCTTCTCCCCTTTCTCGCTCAAGGCAGATGCCCAGATATACTTCCCAAACAAATGCAACACAGGTGATGGTCTTATCATGGCTATGCAGGCAGGCGGATCAATGCAGAGGCATGAGCCCCATGCAGCAGTTATTCACCTTGAAGCAGGCGCAGCCAGCTACGGTTTTCTCCATGTAAACGCCGAAGGCAGACGCTTTAAAAATGAAGATGTAAACACTCAGTCCAAAAGCTGCACCAAAGAGCTTGAACCCGAAGGCATAGCATGGACAATATATGACCGTGACGGGCTTACCGAAGTCAAAAAGCAGGTGGATGCGAACCTCGGCGGCGGCCTTTTCTACGGACAGATGTGGCAGCCGTGGGGAAAAGGCTTCAACCTTGAAGTCGAGAAAATGACTCAGGAAGCGCACATAAAAGACGGAAAAGTTCTTGTGGCAAACACCATAGAGGAACTGGCGCGTAAAATGAATGTGCCGGTTGCCAACTTTACGCAGACAGTAAAAAGGTATAACGAGCTATACGCAATGCAGGACGACCCTGACTACGGCAAAAGAAAAGAACTGCTCACCCCGATCATCAATGCTCCGTTCTATGCGGGCAAACTCGCCAGCACTCTCCTTACGATGTGCGGAGGCCTCAGAACAGACAGCAGGCTTCTTGTACTTGACGGCAAAGGTGAGCCTATACCCGGACTTTACGTTGTAGGCGCTGCTCAGGGTGAGTTTTTCGCTAACGACTACCCGACAATATGCCCCGGAATAGGCCACGGAAGATGCCTCACTTT